The Chryseolinea soli genome contains a region encoding:
- the katG gene encoding catalase/peroxidase HPI, protein MENRTATTSKVLNVNDSEAKCPFHGGALQQTAGGGTRNRDWWPNQLKLNILRQQSSLSNPMDKTFNYAKEFKSLDLGAVKKDIFALMTTSQDWWPADYGHYGPFFIRMAWHSAGTYRVGDGRGGAGAGQQRFAPLNSWPDNANLDKARLLLWPIKQKYGKKLSWADLMVLAGNCALESMGFKTFGFAGGREDVWEPQEEVYWGSETTWLGDKRYTGVRELESPLGAVQMGLIYVNPQGPNGNPDPVAAARDIRETFGRMAMNDEETVALIAGGHTFGKTHGAADADKYVASEPAGATIEEQSTGWKNSFGTGNGVHTITSGLEGAWTTTPTKWSNNFFENLFGFEWELAKSPAGAYQWKPKNGAGAHTVPDAHDKSKRHAPTMLTTDLALRVDPIYGPISKRFYENPAEFADAFARAWYKLTHRDMGPRARYLGPEVPAEVLIWQDPIPAVTHKLIDANDIAALKNKILASGLTVSQLVSTAWASASTFRGSDKRGGANGARVRLAPQKDWEVNNPTQLATVLKTLEGIQKEFNGAQTGGKLVSLADLIVLAGCAGVEKAAKNGGHNVTVPFTPGRADASQEQTDVESFEVLEPAADGFRNYLKAKHVASAEELLIDKAQLLTLTAPELTVLVGGLRVLNTNFDHSQHGVFTKRPEALTNDFFVSLLDFGITWSESSASKNVFEGRDRKTGKVQWTGTRVDLIFGSNSELRALAEVYGCQDSGEKFVQDFVAAWTKVMNLDRFDLV, encoded by the coding sequence ATGGAAAACAGAACAGCCACAACATCGAAAGTATTGAATGTGAACGACAGCGAAGCCAAGTGCCCGTTTCATGGTGGCGCGCTCCAGCAAACCGCCGGCGGTGGAACGCGGAACCGCGACTGGTGGCCCAACCAGTTGAAGTTGAACATTCTCCGCCAGCAGTCGTCTTTGTCCAACCCGATGGACAAGACATTCAATTACGCAAAAGAATTCAAATCGCTCGACCTGGGTGCCGTGAAGAAAGACATCTTTGCGCTGATGACCACATCGCAAGACTGGTGGCCAGCAGATTATGGTCACTATGGACCTTTCTTCATCCGGATGGCCTGGCACAGCGCGGGCACGTACCGCGTTGGCGATGGTCGTGGCGGCGCGGGAGCAGGACAGCAACGCTTCGCTCCCCTCAACAGCTGGCCCGACAATGCAAACCTCGACAAGGCGCGTTTGCTGCTCTGGCCCATCAAACAGAAATATGGCAAGAAACTTTCGTGGGCCGACCTGATGGTCCTCGCCGGCAACTGCGCGCTCGAGTCCATGGGCTTCAAGACATTCGGTTTTGCGGGTGGACGCGAAGATGTCTGGGAACCACAAGAAGAAGTGTATTGGGGTTCGGAGACCACGTGGCTGGGAGACAAGCGCTACACGGGCGTGCGCGAGCTTGAAAGTCCGCTCGGCGCTGTGCAGATGGGACTCATTTATGTGAATCCACAAGGCCCCAACGGAAACCCCGATCCTGTTGCCGCCGCGCGCGACATTCGCGAGACGTTTGGCCGCATGGCGATGAACGACGAAGAAACGGTCGCACTCATTGCCGGGGGACACACCTTTGGAAAAACCCACGGCGCGGCCGACGCCGACAAATACGTAGCTTCGGAGCCCGCAGGGGCAACCATCGAAGAGCAGAGCACGGGCTGGAAAAATAGTTTCGGCACCGGAAACGGTGTCCACACGATCACCAGCGGTCTGGAGGGCGCATGGACCACCACCCCCACCAAGTGGAGCAACAACTTCTTCGAAAACCTTTTTGGATTCGAATGGGAACTGGCAAAAAGCCCCGCCGGTGCATACCAGTGGAAACCAAAGAACGGCGCCGGAGCACACACCGTACCCGATGCGCATGACAAGTCAAAGCGACATGCGCCAACGATGCTCACGACCGACCTCGCCTTGCGCGTGGACCCGATCTACGGCCCGATCTCAAAACGATTTTATGAAAACCCCGCGGAATTCGCCGATGCCTTCGCCCGTGCATGGTATAAGCTGACCCACCGCGACATGGGGCCCCGCGCCCGCTACCTCGGACCCGAGGTGCCGGCAGAAGTGTTGATCTGGCAAGACCCTATCCCGGCCGTTACGCATAAACTGATTGATGCGAACGACATCGCTGCATTAAAAAATAAAATACTCGCCTCCGGGCTAACGGTATCGCAACTGGTATCGACGGCCTGGGCATCGGCATCGACGTTCCGTGGCTCGGATAAACGCGGTGGTGCCAATGGCGCACGGGTTCGTTTGGCGCCCCAAAAGGATTGGGAAGTCAACAATCCCACCCAATTGGCAACCGTGCTCAAAACGCTGGAGGGCATTCAAAAAGAGTTCAACGGTGCGCAGACCGGTGGCAAGCTGGTTTCGCTTGCCGACTTGATCGTGCTTGCCGGATGCGCAGGTGTGGAGAAGGCTGCAAAAAATGGTGGTCACAACGTGACGGTGCCGTTCACGCCGGGACGCGCCGACGCATCGCAGGAACAAACCGATGTAGAGTCGTTTGAAGTGCTCGAGCCCGCTGCCGATGGATTCCGCAATTACCTGAAAGCAAAACACGTTGCCTCTGCCGAGGAACTGTTGATCGACAAAGCCCAACTGCTCACGCTGACCGCGCCGGAGCTGACCGTTCTGGTGGGCGGCTTGCGCGTGCTGAACACGAACTTCGATCACTCGCAACACGGTGTGTTCACCAAGCGCCCCGAAGCCCTTACCAACGACTTCTTTGTGAGCCTGCTTGATTTTGGCATCACCTGGAGCGAATCATCAGCATCGAAAAACGTGTTCGAAGGTCGCGATCGCAAGACAGGCAAAGTGCAATGGACCGGCACGCGGGTCGATCTTATCTTTGGATCCAACTCCGAGTTACGTGCACTCGCTGAAGTTTATGGATGTCAGGATTCCGGCGAGAAGTTCGTGCAGGACTTTGTGGCGGCCTGGACTAAGGTGATGAATCTGGATCGTTTTGATCTGGTGTGA